The DNA region CACCAACGTGTCTAACAGATAGACATTGTACAATATACACGTACTACAGAGACAACTTCTTATCTTATCTTCGTCCCCCACAAGAATAAACAAAACAACACCAGCCAACCGGTTACGCAAAACCACAGCAGTATCCCATGGATTTGCTTTAGCCTTTAGTGGTTTACATAATTCATGAATGAGACTCTTAAAGGGCCGTGTGCTCTCTATCAAGCTCTTCATCCAAAACTCAAACTAtcattaatcaactttttgataaATCACTTGCAATAAGCGAATTACTGCTCCTACTTAGAATTAATCAGTGAATATGAGTTCGACAAGCAAAGCGTGGATGGTTGCTGTTAGTGTCGGTGTTGTTGAAGCATTAAAAGATCAAGCTGGAATGTGTAGATGGAATTATGCTCTGAGATCCATTCATCAATACACAAAGAATAGAGTGAAATCATCAATTTCTCAAgttacttcatcttcttctattccgGCTTCATCCGTTATTCCAGATCAGATTATGCTGCTGAAGCAGCAAAGAGATCATGAAATGAAGCAATCGGAAGAATCACTTAGAAAAGTTATGTATTTGAGCTGTTGGGGTCCAAATTAAAAAGGATCTTAAAATCCTAAATTCTAGCTAAGATCAAATGGATCTTATCTGAGTTAAATGGTGAttgtattttgtatatatatgaaatttttgTCTCAAAGTTTCTAAACTTCTTATTTTAACTCTGGTTTATTCTTTGTGTCTGGATAATCGGTGATTCCTAAAATATACATCCAAAACAAAGATACTCTCTGTTACGGCATGAAAATGGCATTCCGGCTAAATTTTGGTATTCCTAGAGTAGTGGATCAATCTGTCGATCACAAATCACAATCTCCAAAGCCCTCTCTCTATTATCAGGAGTTAATCAGTGAATATATAATTTTGAGTTGGCCCTTAATTGGAATGTTTGATCAAATGCCTGAAAATAATTAAACTTCAGAGGTGCATAGAATTGGACTTAAACCTCGTCATTTCACTACCGGTAGACCGTGCCGTAAACTGGTGATATTTTGAGATGCTGTGGATTATCTAAAGAATTCAATCTAGGCCAACAATGCCATAGATTTGTAATCTAATCTTGTTGGTTGTATTTCTTTAGGCCAGGGTACAAAATACCGCACCCCCGTTTAATATACAAAGGAACCCATTTAAGGGGTAAGTGAACACAGTAACCCATTTAAGGGGTAAGTGAATACGATCGCATACAACATATTCAAGATAACGAACCAGATGATGTCacctaatcacgagtaaagtgtgaagatctatgcGGCGGTATAGAAACCGTGCGGCAATGGTAAATCCCTATGCGATAATGATGCACACCAGATCCGAAATAAGGGGCTTTATTagttgtcctccactatgtaaactcctatataaagAGTCGGGCGCCTTTgtaaaagagagatctttttagagagcttagacaagatatttaggagagagaaagattatttgcttcccgggttagggttttctcatatctttgtactTGTTCTAAGATTTTAATAAAAGTTCTTGAGATTCTTATGATGATTTCTTAGATTGTTCTATAAATTTTACTAAAAGTGTAGTTGTGAGATTTatcgcaactacattttggcgctagaaaacagCTCGGAATGATATACCCTGTTGGTGAATTTCTTTAAAAACAAGTTTAAATTTATTCATAGTCTTCCATCGCTGCATTAATAATCCTTGAGAGTTTTGGAAGTTTAGATCTAACAATTTGAACCAAAGATtatagggttatttggtttttagtACTCATATTTTGGTAATCATCACTGAAGATTATAtctcagaaagaaaaaaattcctTGGTTAAGATTTCAATTCCTTAGAAAGTACCTTTTCTTTCGTCAAGAGAAAACACCGTTTACAAAATACACAAATGGTGAGACCAACATCTACAGCAAAACAAGCGGTAGAAATTAGGAGGAGCAGAATAATCGCTGGAAGAAGATATTGTTAGCGAGATATTCTTCCTATTCTGGAACATTAAGATATTGTTATTGAATTCAGCATTTATCGCATTTTAATATAGAGTGCACATATATAGCAATGAGTTATGTGTTATGGATTCAGAGTTAAGAtaattaatgatccttgacagcTATATGGGTTCTCATATCGCCATCCAAATCCAATTCACTAATGAATA from Papaver somniferum cultivar HN1 unplaced genomic scaffold, ASM357369v1 unplaced-scaffold_13630, whole genome shotgun sequence includes:
- the LOC113334326 gene encoding uncharacterized protein LOC113334326; its protein translation is MSSTSKAWMVAVSVGVVEALKDQAGMCRWNYALRSIHQYTKNRVKSSISQVTSSSSIPASSVIPDQIMLLKQQRDHEMKQSEESLRKVMYLSCWGPN